One Kitasatospora sp. NBC_01266 genomic window carries:
- the folB gene encoding dihydroneopterin aldolase yields MDRVTLRGLRARGHHGVFERERIEGQTFVVDLVLFLDTRPAASGDDLTRTAHYGIVAEEVTAIISGEPVDLIETLAQRIADQCLKHDAVEEVEVTVHKPDAPITVPFDDVTITIHRGRA; encoded by the coding sequence CTGGACCGCGTCACCCTGCGGGGCCTGCGCGCCCGCGGCCACCACGGCGTCTTCGAGCGTGAGCGGATCGAGGGGCAGACCTTCGTGGTCGACCTCGTGCTCTTCCTCGACACCCGCCCGGCCGCCTCCGGCGACGACCTCACCCGCACGGCCCACTACGGGATCGTCGCGGAGGAGGTCACCGCGATCATCTCGGGTGAGCCGGTGGACCTGATCGAGACCTTGGCCCAGCGAATCGCCGATCAGTGCCTCAAGCACGACGCGGTGGAGGAGGTCGAGGTCACCGTGCACAAGCCGGACGCGCCGATCACGGTGCCGTTCGACGATGTGACCATCACCATCCACCGGGGCCGCGCATGA
- the folK gene encoding 2-amino-4-hydroxy-6-hydroxymethyldihydropteridine diphosphokinase, which produces MSTSDPTASPTTFDLEHRLDSVDSTLQNPRTAVVALGSNLGNRLETLQGAVDALADTPGLRITGVSAVFQTAALGTPGEQPDYYNAVALLRTTLPPYSLLERANAIEDAFGRERKVRWGARTLDVDILSYENVLSTDPVLLLPHPRAHERVFVLAPWTDVDPAGELPGHGNVAELLAGLGGEGAQGVRRRTDIQLRLPE; this is translated from the coding sequence ATGAGCACCAGCGACCCGACCGCCTCGCCGACCACGTTCGACCTGGAGCACCGGCTCGACAGCGTCGACTCCACCCTGCAGAACCCGCGCACGGCGGTGGTGGCCCTCGGCAGCAACCTGGGCAACCGGCTGGAGACCCTGCAGGGCGCCGTGGACGCGCTGGCGGACACTCCCGGGCTGAGGATCACCGGGGTCTCCGCGGTCTTCCAGACCGCGGCCCTGGGTACTCCCGGCGAGCAGCCCGACTACTACAACGCGGTGGCGCTGCTGCGCACCACGCTGCCGCCCTACTCGCTGCTGGAGCGGGCGAACGCGATCGAGGACGCCTTCGGCCGCGAGCGCAAGGTCCGCTGGGGCGCCCGGACGCTGGACGTCGACATCCTCAGCTACGAGAACGTGCTGAGCACCGACCCGGTGCTGCTGCTGCCGCACCCGCGCGCGCACGAGCGGGTCTTCGTGCTCGCGCCGTGGACCGATGTCGACCCGGCCGGCGAGCTGCCGGGACACGGCAACGTGGCCGAACTGCTGGCCGGGCTCGGCGGCGAGGGTGCCCAGGGCGTGCGGCGGCGCACCGACATCCAGCTCCGGCTGCCGGAGTGA
- a CDS encoding phosphatidylglycerol lysyltransferase domain-containing protein, whose translation MSVPVSTESSSQSPEQPRRRGLQTLRSQAAAVPRAWLPGAVGYTCLLIGLMDIASAVFPKLRKTRMHTWAGQLPGTTTTLATAGTLLVGILLVLLAHALRRRKRRAWRMVCVLLPVGAALHILRWHQMGPAVVSLAVLVVLLVHRREFYAKADPRTRWRALLNLVVMGTVSLGLGFLIVSAHPRREMGTPSLFDRVHETVWGLFGLDGPISYHPDRIGDVVGYSLAGLGLLTAVSTAYLLLRPEKPEPELTSDEEVRVRALLERHGERDSLGYFALRRDKSVLFSPTGKAAISYRVVSGVMLASGDPVGDVEAWPGAIKVFMAQAREHAWVPAVMGCSEVGGEVWTREAGLDALELGDEAIVDASTFSLAGRAMRNVRQMVKRIERNGYSCQVRRVGDLSPAEKARIADAAARWRGTDTERGFSMALGRFGDAADDDCVVVTAHKAPEEGEPSSGTAGDDLKAVLHFVPWGPDGISLELMRRDRAADPGLNELLIVAALQAVPALGVRRVSLNFAMFRSALARGERIGAGPVLRAWRGLLVFLSRWFQIESLYKFNAKFQPEWEPRFLVYPSTRDLPRIGFAAMQAEAFITLGMPKFGRKRQRQGLMPTPAGEPGSIAPAA comes from the coding sequence ATGAGCGTTCCCGTGTCCACTGAGTCCTCCTCTCAGTCCCCGGAGCAGCCCCGCCGGCGGGGGCTGCAGACGCTGCGCAGCCAGGCCGCCGCCGTCCCCCGGGCCTGGCTCCCGGGCGCGGTCGGGTACACCTGCCTGCTGATCGGCCTGATGGACATCGCCAGCGCGGTCTTCCCCAAGCTGCGCAAGACCCGGATGCACACCTGGGCCGGCCAGCTGCCGGGCACCACCACCACGCTGGCCACCGCGGGCACCCTGCTGGTCGGCATCCTGCTGGTGCTGCTGGCGCACGCGCTGCGCCGGCGCAAGCGGCGGGCCTGGCGGATGGTCTGCGTGCTGCTGCCGGTCGGCGCCGCGCTGCACATCCTGCGCTGGCACCAGATGGGCCCCGCGGTGGTCTCGCTGGCGGTGCTGGTCGTGCTGCTGGTGCACCGTCGCGAGTTCTACGCCAAGGCCGACCCGCGCACCCGCTGGCGGGCGCTGCTCAACCTGGTCGTGATGGGCACGGTCAGCCTGGGTCTCGGCTTCCTGATCGTCAGCGCCCACCCGCGGCGCGAGATGGGCACGCCGAGCCTGTTCGACCGGGTGCACGAGACCGTCTGGGGCCTGTTCGGCCTGGACGGGCCGATCAGCTACCACCCGGACCGGATCGGCGACGTGGTGGGCTACTCGCTGGCCGGGCTGGGCCTGCTGACCGCCGTCTCCACCGCCTACCTGCTGCTGCGCCCGGAGAAGCCGGAGCCGGAGCTGACCTCCGACGAGGAGGTCAGGGTCCGTGCCCTGCTGGAGCGGCACGGCGAGCGCGACTCGCTGGGCTACTTCGCGCTGCGCCGGGACAAGAGCGTGCTCTTCTCGCCGACCGGCAAGGCCGCGATCTCCTACCGGGTGGTCTCCGGGGTGATGCTCGCCTCCGGTGACCCGGTGGGTGACGTGGAGGCCTGGCCGGGCGCGATCAAGGTCTTCATGGCGCAGGCCCGCGAGCACGCCTGGGTGCCGGCCGTGATGGGCTGCAGCGAGGTCGGCGGCGAGGTCTGGACCCGGGAGGCCGGGCTGGACGCGCTGGAGCTGGGCGACGAGGCGATCGTGGACGCCAGCACCTTCTCGCTGGCCGGCCGGGCGATGCGCAACGTGCGCCAGATGGTCAAGCGGATCGAGCGCAACGGCTACTCCTGCCAGGTCCGCCGGGTCGGCGACCTGAGCCCGGCGGAGAAGGCCAGGATCGCGGACGCCGCCGCCCGCTGGCGCGGCACGGACACCGAGCGCGGTTTCTCGATGGCGCTGGGCCGTTTCGGTGACGCGGCCGACGACGACTGCGTGGTGGTCACCGCGCACAAGGCCCCGGAGGAGGGGGAGCCGTCGAGCGGCACAGCCGGGGACGACCTCAAGGCCGTGCTGCACTTCGTGCCCTGGGGACCGGACGGCATCTCGCTGGAGCTGATGCGCCGGGACCGGGCGGCCGACCCCGGCCTGAACGAGCTCCTGATCGTCGCGGCGCTGCAGGCGGTGCCCGCCCTGGGTGTGCGCCGGGTCTCGCTGAACTTCGCGATGTTCCGCTCGGCGCTGGCCCGCGGCGAGCGGATCGGCGCCGGGCCGGTGCTGCGGGCCTGGCGCGGGCTGCTGGTCTTCCTGTCGCGCTGGTTCCAGATCGAGTCGCTGTACAAGTTCAACGCCAAGTTCCAGCCGGAGTGGGAGCCGCGGTTCCTGGTCTACCCGAGCACCCGTGACCTGCCGCGGATCGGCTTCGCCGCGATGCAGGCCGAGGCGTTCATCACGCTGGGCATGCCGAAGTTCGGGCGCAAGCGCCAGCGCCAGGGCCTGATGCCGACCCCGGCCGGCGAGCCGGGCTCGATCGCCCCGGCCGCCTAG
- a CDS encoding DUF3180 domain-containing protein, translating into MKPLRLRLLLGIFVVATALSWAGAKLWNSLDTLPGVPAAAPVVLAVIAVILLATAISLRGRLKAIRDREPGAKRVDPLGAARALVLGQASALVAALVSGVYAGLGIELLTLPDFDSHKGPAITAGLAVVAGAGVVAAALWLQHICKLPEDGGNGGGKGAAPSAR; encoded by the coding sequence GTGAAGCCGCTCCGCCTCCGTCTCCTGCTCGGCATCTTCGTGGTCGCGACGGCGCTCTCCTGGGCCGGTGCCAAGCTGTGGAACTCGCTGGACACGCTGCCCGGGGTGCCGGCGGCGGCTCCGGTGGTGCTCGCGGTGATCGCCGTGATCCTGCTGGCGACGGCCATCTCGCTGCGCGGCCGGCTGAAGGCGATCCGGGACCGGGAGCCGGGGGCGAAGCGGGTGGACCCGCTGGGGGCCGCCCGGGCGCTGGTGCTCGGGCAGGCCAGCGCGCTGGTCGCGGCGCTGGTCAGCGGCGTCTACGCGGGCCTGGGTATCGAGCTGCTGACGCTGCCGGACTTCGACAGCCACAAGGGCCCGGCGATCACCGCGGGGCTCGCCGTGGTGGCCGGGGCCGGGGTGGTCGCGGCGGCGCTGTGGCTGCAGCACATCTGCAAGCTGCCCGAGGACGGCGGCAACGGTGGCGGCAAGGGTGCGGCGCCCTCGGCACGCTGA
- the folE gene encoding GTP cyclohydrolase I FolE, translating to MIDPVTLDGQSAVGSFDQKRAENAVRELLIAVGEDPDREGLLETPARVARAYKEIFAGLWQQPEEVLTTTFDLGHDEMVLVKDIEVFSTCEHHLVPFQGVAHVGYIPSTSGKITGLSKLARLVDVFARRPQVQERLTSQVADSLMRILEPRGAIVVIECEHMCMSMRGIRKPGAKTITSAVRGQLRDPATRNEAMSLIIGR from the coding sequence ATGATCGACCCGGTGACGCTCGACGGACAGTCCGCCGTCGGCTCCTTCGACCAGAAGCGCGCCGAGAACGCGGTGCGGGAACTGCTGATCGCGGTGGGCGAGGACCCGGACCGCGAGGGGCTGCTGGAGACCCCGGCCCGGGTGGCCCGTGCGTACAAGGAGATATTCGCCGGCCTCTGGCAGCAGCCCGAGGAGGTGCTCACCACCACCTTCGACCTCGGCCACGACGAGATGGTGCTGGTCAAGGACATCGAGGTGTTCTCCACCTGCGAGCACCACCTGGTGCCGTTCCAGGGGGTCGCGCACGTCGGCTACATCCCGTCCACCAGCGGCAAGATCACCGGGCTGTCCAAGCTGGCCCGCCTGGTCGACGTCTTCGCCCGCCGCCCCCAGGTGCAGGAGCGGCTGACCAGTCAGGTCGCCGACTCGCTGATGCGGATCCTGGAGCCGCGCGGCGCCATCGTGGTGATCGAGTGCGAGCACATGTGCATGTCGATGCGCGGGATCCGCAAGCCCGGGGCCAAGACCATCACCTCGGCGGTCCGCGGTCAGCTGCGCGACCCCGCCACCCGCAACGAGGCGATGAGCCTGATCATCGGTCGCTGA
- the ftsH gene encoding ATP-dependent zinc metalloprotease FtsH, whose amino-acid sequence MDVKRYFRAPIAWILLAVVAVIVLMNVVSDSNGYKTVDTGQVVAAINAGQVQQAQLTTGDSNTIKIQLKDGATLPIGSPGKAPSGTKFQASYIGDQGKDLAETMSSAPGKMPPQGYTISPEKQSTFVSLLLSMLPIVIIVLVFLFLMNQMQGGGSRVMQFGKSKAKLLTKDTPKTTFSDVAGADEAVEELHEIKEFLQEPAKFQAVGAKIPKGVLLYGPPGTGKTLLARAVAGEAGVPFYSISGSDFVEMFVGVGASRVRDLFEQAKANAPAIVFVDEIDAVGRHRGAGLGGGHDEREQTLNQLLVEMDGFDVKGGVILIAATNRPDILDPALLRPGRFDRQIAVDRPDLQGRLEILKVHQKGKPVAPDVDLKAVAKRTPGFTGADLANVLNEAALLTARSDKKLVDNGILDEAIDRVVAGPQKRTRIMSEKEKKITAYHEGGHALVAAASPNADPVHKITILSRGRALGYTMVLPDEDKYSTTRNEMLDQLAYMLGGRAAEELVFHDPTTGASNDIEKATATARAMVTQYGMTERLGAIKFGSDNSEPFLGREMGHQRDYSEEVAGLVDEEVKKLIENAHNEAWEILVENRDVLDNLVLELLEKETLNKEQIAEIFTPVVKRPARPAWTGSSRRTPSTRPPVQSPKELALTNGAAASVDAAPVDIVKLPPLGGDATGEH is encoded by the coding sequence ATGGACGTCAAGCGATACTTCCGCGCGCCGATCGCATGGATCCTCCTGGCAGTCGTCGCCGTCATTGTGCTGATGAACGTCGTTTCGGACTCGAACGGCTACAAGACGGTGGACACCGGCCAGGTGGTGGCGGCGATCAACGCTGGCCAGGTCCAGCAGGCCCAGCTCACCACTGGTGACTCGAACACGATCAAGATCCAGCTGAAGGACGGCGCCACGCTGCCGATCGGCAGCCCCGGCAAGGCCCCCTCGGGTACCAAGTTCCAGGCCTCCTACATCGGGGACCAGGGCAAGGACCTGGCCGAGACGATGTCCTCGGCGCCGGGCAAGATGCCCCCGCAGGGCTACACGATCAGCCCCGAGAAGCAGTCGACCTTCGTCAGCCTGCTGCTGTCGATGCTGCCGATCGTCATCATCGTGCTGGTCTTCCTGTTCCTGATGAACCAGATGCAGGGTGGCGGCTCCCGGGTCATGCAGTTCGGCAAGTCCAAGGCCAAGCTGCTCACCAAGGACACCCCGAAGACCACCTTCTCCGACGTGGCCGGTGCCGACGAGGCCGTCGAGGAACTCCACGAGATCAAGGAGTTCCTGCAGGAGCCGGCCAAGTTCCAGGCGGTCGGCGCCAAGATCCCCAAGGGTGTGCTGCTCTACGGCCCGCCCGGGACCGGCAAGACCCTGCTGGCCCGCGCCGTCGCGGGTGAGGCGGGCGTGCCGTTCTACTCCATCTCCGGTTCGGACTTCGTCGAGATGTTCGTCGGTGTCGGTGCCTCCCGGGTCCGTGACCTGTTCGAGCAGGCCAAGGCGAACGCCCCGGCGATCGTCTTCGTCGACGAGATCGACGCCGTCGGCCGGCACCGCGGTGCGGGTCTGGGCGGCGGTCACGACGAGCGCGAGCAGACCCTCAACCAGCTGCTGGTCGAGATGGACGGCTTCGATGTCAAGGGTGGCGTGATCCTGATCGCCGCCACCAACCGCCCGGACATCCTGGACCCGGCGCTGCTGCGTCCCGGTCGCTTCGACCGCCAGATCGCGGTCGACCGCCCGGACCTGCAGGGCCGCCTGGAGATCCTCAAGGTGCACCAGAAGGGCAAGCCGGTCGCGCCGGACGTCGACCTCAAGGCCGTCGCCAAGCGCACCCCGGGCTTCACCGGTGCGGACCTGGCGAACGTCCTCAACGAGGCCGCGCTGCTGACCGCCCGCTCGGACAAGAAGCTGGTGGACAACGGCATCCTGGACGAGGCGATCGACCGCGTGGTCGCGGGTCCGCAGAAGCGCACCCGGATCATGTCGGAGAAGGAGAAGAAGATCACCGCGTACCACGAGGGCGGCCACGCCCTGGTCGCGGCGGCTTCCCCGAACGCCGACCCGGTGCACAAGATCACCATCCTGTCCCGCGGCCGGGCGCTCGGCTACACCATGGTGCTGCCGGACGAGGACAAGTACTCGACCACCCGTAACGAGATGCTCGACCAGCTGGCCTACATGCTGGGCGGGCGCGCGGCGGAGGAGCTGGTCTTCCACGACCCGACCACCGGCGCCTCGAACGACATCGAGAAGGCCACCGCCACCGCCCGGGCGATGGTCACCCAGTACGGCATGACCGAGCGGCTGGGCGCGATCAAGTTCGGTTCGGACAACTCCGAGCCGTTCCTGGGCCGTGAGATGGGCCACCAGCGCGACTACTCGGAAGAGGTCGCCGGGCTGGTGGACGAAGAGGTCAAGAAGCTCATCGAGAACGCGCACAACGAGGCCTGGGAGATCCTGGTCGAGAACCGCGACGTGCTCGACAACCTGGTTCTGGAGCTCCTCGAGAAGGAGACCCTGAACAAGGAGCAGATCGCCGAGATCTTCACCCCCGTGGTGAAGCGCCCGGCCCGGCCCGCCTGGACCGGCTCGTCGCGCCGCACCCCGTCGACCCGCCCGCCGGTGCAGTCCCCGAAGGAGCTGGCGCTGACCAACGGCGCCGCCGCCTCCGTGGACGCCGCCCCGGTGGACATCGTCAAGCTCCCGCCGCTGGGCGGGGACGCCACCGGCGAGCACTGA
- a CDS encoding nuclear transport factor 2 family protein, producing the protein MLGNGAAASAAADREAVLAANQRLYEALENGDLEAIEEVWLSAADADDKTGVVCVHPGWPVLRGRAQVTRSYLLIMMNTEYIQFFLTDVEVEVQGDTALVTCTENILSGGEAEEEGELGPLVGGKVVSTNLFRRTASGWRLWSHHGSPVLTSGDDEDED; encoded by the coding sequence ATGCTGGGCAACGGCGCGGCGGCCTCGGCCGCCGCTGACCGCGAGGCCGTGCTGGCCGCCAACCAGCGGCTCTACGAGGCCCTGGAGAACGGCGACCTGGAGGCCATCGAGGAGGTCTGGCTCTCCGCTGCGGACGCCGACGACAAGACCGGCGTGGTGTGCGTGCACCCCGGCTGGCCGGTGTTGCGCGGGCGGGCCCAGGTCACCCGCTCCTATCTGCTGATCATGATGAACACCGAGTACATCCAGTTCTTCCTGACCGATGTCGAGGTCGAGGTGCAGGGCGATACGGCCCTGGTCACCTGCACCGAGAACATCCTCTCCGGCGGCGAGGCCGAGGAGGAGGGCGAGCTGGGTCCGCTGGTCGGCGGCAAGGTGGTCTCCACCAACCTGTTCCGGCGCACCGCGTCCGGTTGGCGGCTCTGGTCGCACCATGGTTCACCCGTGCTGACCAGCGGGGATGACGAGGACGAGGACTGA
- the folP gene encoding dihydropteroate synthase, whose amino-acid sequence MNNPLPGLSALDRCAVMGVVNVTPDSFSDGGLWLDPSAAVAHGLGLVARGADLVDVGGESTRPGARRVTEQEELRRVLPVVRELAAAGVVVSVDTMRAAVAEQALAAGAALVNDVSGGLADPAMAQVVAEHGAPFVVMHWRGQSADMEGRAVYQDVVRDVLDELTARIEALLAAGVKEEQLILDPGLGFAKTSAHNWALLGGLDALTALGRPVLVAASRKRFLGTLLADPETGELRPARQRDDATAAISVLSARAGAWAVRVHDVAGTADAVRVVAAWRAAGAS is encoded by the coding sequence ATGAACAACCCGCTGCCCGGCCTGTCCGCTCTTGACCGCTGCGCCGTGATGGGCGTCGTCAACGTCACCCCCGACTCCTTCTCGGACGGCGGGCTATGGCTTGATCCGAGCGCCGCGGTGGCGCACGGCCTGGGCCTGGTGGCCCGGGGCGCGGACCTGGTGGACGTCGGCGGGGAGTCGACCCGCCCCGGCGCCAGGCGGGTCACCGAGCAGGAGGAGCTGCGCCGGGTGCTCCCGGTGGTCCGGGAGCTGGCCGCGGCGGGGGTGGTCGTCTCGGTCGACACGATGCGGGCCGCGGTCGCCGAGCAGGCGCTGGCGGCCGGTGCCGCCCTGGTCAACGACGTCTCCGGCGGTCTGGCCGACCCGGCGATGGCCCAGGTGGTGGCCGAGCACGGCGCGCCGTTCGTGGTGATGCACTGGCGCGGCCAGTCCGCCGACATGGAGGGCCGCGCGGTCTACCAGGACGTGGTGCGCGACGTGCTGGACGAGCTGACCGCGCGGATCGAGGCGCTGCTGGCGGCCGGCGTCAAGGAGGAGCAGCTGATCCTGGACCCGGGGCTCGGTTTCGCCAAGACCAGTGCGCACAACTGGGCGCTGCTCGGTGGTTTGGACGCGCTCACCGCCTTGGGTCGCCCGGTCCTGGTGGCCGCATCGCGAAAGCGCTTCCTGGGTACGCTGCTGGCCGACCCCGAAACCGGGGAGCTGCGCCCGGCCCGGCAGCGCGATGACGCCACGGCGGCGATCTCGGTGCTCTCGGCCCGGGCCGGTGCCTGGGCCGTCCGAGTGCACGACGTGGCGGGTACGGCGGACGCGGTCCGCGTGGTGGCCGCCTGGCGTGCGGCGGGGGCGAGCTGA
- a CDS encoding alpha/beta hydrolase translates to MELTSSVLVYAVAALAVLTLLTTLWLWPRLARQRPLPLLGRLGLLTLTQLAVLAVCGLTVNDAYGFYSSWRDLLAPDTSTLALGPGLSGGKGGPPTGDALVQPTDEGGLSGITDLPQGKPEEVGRVESIRVNGKATGLSDQMFIYLPPEYFNPKYSRERFPVLLTLAGFPGGPLNLLSELRTPQTAWELQRTGKMAPTVVVMARPGVTPRNTECVDVPGGPQSETWFAKDVPAALRSAYRVSRSPGSWGVFGYSTGGSCALRLAMRDPGSYGSAAALHADYQVQPDWTTGDLFNGNQQLAQGYDLSWRLHNEPVPRSALLVVSTRTEDDYAATQQFLATAKQVSAAHPEFTVDSLFLPDGGHTFDTWRRELPAALEWSGDHLAAAPDREPVG, encoded by the coding sequence ATGGAACTGACCAGCAGCGTGCTGGTGTACGCCGTTGCGGCACTGGCCGTGCTGACCCTGCTGACCACGCTCTGGCTCTGGCCACGGCTGGCCCGCCAGCGGCCGCTGCCACTGCTGGGCCGCCTCGGTCTGCTGACACTCACTCAGTTGGCCGTCCTGGCGGTCTGCGGACTGACCGTCAACGACGCCTACGGCTTCTACAGCTCCTGGCGGGACCTGCTCGCCCCGGACACCAGCACGCTGGCGCTCGGCCCGGGGCTGAGCGGCGGGAAGGGCGGGCCGCCGACCGGCGACGCCCTGGTCCAACCGACCGACGAGGGCGGCCTGTCCGGCATCACCGACCTGCCGCAGGGCAAGCCGGAAGAGGTGGGCCGGGTTGAGTCCATTCGGGTGAACGGCAAGGCCACCGGACTCTCCGACCAGATGTTCATCTACCTGCCACCCGAGTACTTCAATCCGAAGTACAGCCGGGAGCGCTTCCCGGTGCTGCTCACCCTGGCCGGCTTCCCGGGCGGGCCGCTGAACCTGCTCAGCGAGCTGCGCACTCCGCAGACCGCCTGGGAGCTCCAGCGCACCGGCAAGATGGCGCCGACCGTGGTGGTGATGGCCCGCCCCGGCGTCACCCCGCGCAACACCGAGTGCGTGGACGTGCCCGGCGGGCCGCAGAGCGAGACCTGGTTCGCCAAGGACGTGCCGGCCGCGCTGCGCTCCGCCTACCGGGTCAGCCGCTCCCCGGGCTCCTGGGGCGTCTTCGGCTACTCCACCGGCGGCAGCTGCGCGCTGCGCCTGGCGATGCGCGATCCGGGCAGCTACGGCTCGGCGGCGGCGCTGCACGCGGACTACCAGGTGCAGCCGGACTGGACCACCGGCGACCTGTTCAACGGCAACCAGCAACTGGCCCAGGGCTACGACCTGAGCTGGCGGCTGCACAACGAGCCGGTGCCCCGTTCGGCGCTGCTGGTGGTCAGCACCAGGACCGAGGACGACTACGCGGCCACCCAGCAGTTCCTGGCCACCGCCAAACAGGTCAGCGCCGCCCACCCGGAGTTCACCGTCGACTCGCTCTTCCTGCCCGACGGCGGCCACACCTTCGACACCTGGCGCCGGGAGCTGCCCGCCGCCCTGGAGTGGAGCGGCGACCACCTGGCGGCGGCGCCGGACCGGGAGCCGGTCGGCTGA